gcatctattGTTATATAAGTCCAATCCAAACAAAGGGGAGACATCATCATTAGTTAATTGAGTCAGTTTACAATACCATCGGAAAATCTATTAACTGTCTTGTTATTTATATATCAAAATCTACGCCCATAAATCTTGCAGATCCGACAAAATAAAATGTTATCGAGTTGGAAAATCCGCAGCAAAATTCACCTTCCAGGCGAGGAGGAGCAAGAAGGTTTCGACGCCCCAGGCGCCGCGGTCGACATAGTCGCCGTTGAAGACGAAGATGCGTTCCTCGGACGGGAACCCGGCGTCGCGGAGTAGgaagatgacgtcgtggagcTGGCCGTGGACGTCCCCGACGACGACAACGGACTGGCCGGGGCGCGGGTCGACGCGGATGAGGTTGGGCTCGCGGTGcaggatggcggcggcggccaagaCCAGGCGCTGGACCAGCGCGGCCGGCAGCACCGACGGGAGCCGATCCGCGGGGAGGTGCCGCGAGCACCAGTCCAGCGTGGATTCCAGCCCCGCCACCCAGTCCGGCGTCAGCGCGCCGCCCTCGGGCCACTCGACCACCGGCGGtgccggggccggggccggggagGGATCCGTCGCCGCGGCGATGGCGATGGCGATGgcatcggcgtcggcgtcgggccCCGACATGGCATGCGCCAGGGTGGATGCGGTGGGGTACTGTGATTTTGGGTTTCCTTGGGGGGAAACGAGACGAAGGGTGAGTTGGACACGGTTCGCCGTCGTCCCAGTCGGCGGCGGCTTTTGCGCCCTCGAGGGCTCCCTATCCCTACCCGTGAGGCCGTGACGATGGCAACGGGTACACATTAGGCAGGTGCCCGCGGGTAAAAACCCGATAGGACGAGCATATGGCTATAGATTTTGATTTTCAtactttagttccaaaaaatttgcaaaacaggtactgtttcactttcgtttgtatttgacaaatattgtccaatcatagactaactaggctcaaaagattcgtctcgtcaattccgaccaaactatgcaattagtttttattttcgtctatatttaatacttcatgcatgcgtctaaagattcgatgtgatggggaatctgaaaaattttgcaaattttttttgaaactaaacaaggcgttaaACTTCTTTCTATAATCTAtgtatatataatttttttttattattatgcaGGTTTATGGGTGTGCCTATGAGTATTTTGTGTGGTCTAGATGTTTATCTGTGACGGATTACGAGTGTGGATATGGGTTTTGGATTCAACCCGCGAGTGCGAGTACGGGTATGTCTCCCACCCACAGGTAATGTGCAGGGCTGCTGGTTCCAGTTGGCTTGCGGTGTTGCGGGTCTCCACGGCGTGGAGCTGACACGGCTGCGAAAGGGAAAAGCCAGCTTACAACAAAAAGAGGTCGGCCTGTGGCCACGGGGAACGTACGTGACCTTTAACGATCATAAGGATGGGATAGGATAGATAGGAGAGAAGAATCGATGGCGACAAAGTTATTTGTGATGAGCTGAGCCTCAACGGCAATGTTTTGAATTGAAGCAAAACCTTGTCGCGCTTAAGTTTAATTGATTGAATTTGACAGAGCCGTTTGGTTGCCACAAACTATGGCAGGGGTTCTTTTTCTACCAGCTCAGTCCCACGTATCCATGACAACAGAAGTATGGCAAGATTCTCCGAGACTAGCTAAAGTGTGGCAGCTAGTTTTACGAACTAACGTCGGTCGAATTTGAAAATAAATTATGACAAATGTTTGCTTTCTTATTATTTTACCAACCGATCAGGCCTTTAGTCCTGTGCTCCGTGTAAACCtgattaggccagtctcaatgcatgtttcatgagaatgtcatgcacattaaatatgataccacataagtaaaattactgacttggcagggtcattaaatgaaggagtttcatcagatgagggaggagtttcatccccatgaaactcctgtggctccgttacctagtttatagtcttgttaactgtgccatgaaactatacattgagactgaccttattAGTACACCAACCAAACAGGACTTTAGCTCTGTCCTAACATAGAATAATGGTTCGATAGAACAACATGCTTATCTGTACAAGTAAGAATTGCCTGATTTGACAAAAGTTTTAACCGCTCGTTCTAGTGCAGTGACTCTCCCTATCTCAACTTGCAATCCTACTTGCAAAAATCAATCCAATCTCGTAGAAATATGCATTCGTGTATTGATCAACCAATCTGGAGGTGGATGGATGTGGCAAAGAATAAGAAGTAAGACATAGTTTtcaataaaaatgtaaaaaaacaaagaaaaaaaataaaagatcaTTTGGAATGGGAGTATATATTTTAAGAGAGGGATTTTGAAAACTGTTGGAGGAACCCAAGAAATATGCtagctttttagccacttggaaAATTCATAGATTTATCAACCTTTTTTTTGGAacaattggagatgctcttaggatTAATAGGATGTAATATAGCATTTGGGAGACTTATTAAACAATAACACAAATTGTCGCAAAGGAAAAATAATAACACAAATTATATTCTCCATACGCATAGGTGGCTACACAAAGATTGATAAATATCAGCATAAAGTCAAAAACTAGCAGTGTCTCAAAAATCGATTCAAAAAGATGCAAACAAACTCAAACAAAACAAAAGTTTgacaaagttttaagctcttaTATCAATTCTGGATTCTTAGTCGTGCCATTAGCAGCTATAGACCTGGAGCAGCTTGATCGATATGAGCTACCACGTGATATGCTTTGACTTTTCATGTTTCTTCTGCGCGCGTTTCAGATCGAATTCACAACTGATACCAACTAGACAAGAGATGCAAACAAAACTATATAGCCACGAGTCAGCATCCATTCTGCATAATAGAGGAAACACAAATGGTGaaacatatatataaaataaaaaggtAAAAACAGTGGCTTTCATTTATTTTGAATTGCAAAACCAATAACATTAAATTATAGACTATCTACCAATGTAGTCAAAACCGATATCAAATGAATATTAAATTTTTCATGTTACATACAAGTCCGAATTGTATATAAGATGCATGCACATCATTCGACAAAGTAGTCCGGCTTAGGTTGGgagaccttttttttttttggttcctaCACAAGGTTCAGACTTGGAAGCCCGTGCTCGTGAGGGAGTCGGCAGAGAGTGGAACCACCGAGTTACTCTCATACAAAGCTACAATTACTCAGCAGTAACAGTATGCAGAAGCAATGGTGTGTGTTGATAGAGGGTCTGTTTACATCCCAAATCTTTACATCCCAAAACTTTTGGCTGTAAACTTTACATTCAAATAGGTGCTTAGATGCTTCCCAAATTTTTTGGTCAGCAAGACACATGACATGGGTCCCTAAGCAAGTTTACACAGTTTTGGGGCTCCAAGGtcccaaattccaaatctttacAGCCAAATTTTACAAGCCCCTGTTTAGATCCATTCTTTCAAAAAGTGCTCATTTCTCCAAAAGTTTTGGCTGTTTGGctgcatctaaacaggcccaGAGTTTTAGATAAACACGTCAACATGCTTAACTTGCTAGCAAAAAGGTACAGAAATTATTCTCTCTCTTTTCTATTCTGAAAGCATCTACTACATCTCTCATAGAGTCATAGGTGCTAGTGAACACTTCCTCCCTGGGCTCAATTACCCAGACTGCAAACACTCCATTTACAGCTGCTATTTGATCGCATAAAGCAACAACAGTTTAATGAAACGTTTATCATGTAGCCAGCAGATATGCAGAAACCATTCCTTGTATTGTTGCACATAAATGGGTGGCACGCTTTGGTACAAAGATGTGCCCCGGGAGCTAATCTTCAGATTTCGTTGGCTCCCTTTTCTTCCCATAAGTAAGGCCAGTGTCCTAACCATCACATGCATAATTAGCACACAGAAATAGCTCATACACCTATTTGTCAAACTTGTTATCTGGCATCTAACACAGTGGATGTAGCTACCTGAGGATCAGGAATTGGTTTCCGCTTCTCAACATAACGATAAGGATCTGATGCAGCAGCCAAAGCGGCTCTCTCCTGGGGAAGAAGGAATATAATTTGTAGTGAATGAACAGACAATGCGATAATAGTGCAGCTCTCTTAAGTAATTTTTGCCATATATGTGCAGTTATATGTTTTATGAGGACGTGTAACCAACAGCATGGCACTACTATATGATAAATAACTTATGAATACATGATCTCAACACTAAGATAAAGAAAAAGAACACTAACTGACAAACTATCAAGTGCAATGAGAGACTGCGAATAAGGGCCCATTTCGTTTATCACAAACTTTAACATAGCTAAAGCTGCCaaccattcagcagtgtttttctctcacaataaatcagcgagcATTACTTTCAGCCATGGCTTTTCAGGCAAGCGTGCTGAAGTGCAAAAACTATTCAAGCAAATTTGAGAACAAATGTTTAGAGTTTGAAGAATTCATATTGTCATCATCGACTGCAGTTTTACTGTCTTTTTAAGTGTTGTGGATACAAGAGCTGCATGAAATTGCTAGGTTTAAGCTGTGTTGTGTGCACTTGAGCAATGCCACTACTTGCCCCAAATGAGGTATCGCTCTAATTCTCCTGATAACATAAGCAACAGGCAAAGATATAGCCCGATTATGAGCATTAGTACATAGCTCCCTACAGCCGCAGGTACTCGAACAATATCATCGGTATAGAGCTCAAGAATCCGTGCTTCCTCATGACTAGATATGGCTGAGAGATAGGCGAACAATTCGCACAAAAACCCAACCAAACCAGGGGCAACAATTTTGCATCAATCCAATGCGTAATTAACAGTGCACCAAAACCTCTAAGCGCCTAGAGCTAACGCGCCAGCTAACAACCTGCTGACTAACAATTCCACGGGCCTAAAACTCTGCACGCACAAATAGATCGATCCCAGACGAGACGACAACAGCTACCCTCGCTCGTGATCTGAGGGCAACAATCCGATAACGACCCAATTAAAACCTCAAATAGTGCTGGAATAAGAGCGGGGGAGGGTGGTAGCCGTCACCTCCTGCTCCTTCTGGAGCTGGCGCGCGGGCTTGACCCAGAGGTAGTAGGCGAGGGTTCCGGCGACGGTCCAGGAGGCGAGGTTGCTCCACCCGCGGAGGCCGCCCAGCGCGTTGCCCACGAACGACCGCGTGTTCCCCACCGCCCGGCCCCACCCGCTCGCCGGCGccatctctctccctctctctcctctccggTAGCCTCTTCTCCGCTCCCACAAACGCCGCGACCGAGCAGAGCTGCCGCCGACGCCTTCCCGACTCCGACCGCCCTTCGCCTCCGTGTCTCGTATTGGTCCGCAACAAAGAAAAGGCAGAGCGCGATGCAGGTGGGCCGGCGCGTGTGAATGTATTGCATGGGCCTGTATTTGGGCTAAAATTTGAGTGCCCAGATGAGCTGAGTGCTAGAGGCCCATTATTAGTCCCCATTTGGAACATGTCgttgcaaaagaaaaaaaaggatatAAAAAGCATATGCAAAACAGGATTGAAAAACATAGTATTTATAGTGATTGTAATTCTTGTTCTGCTATGAATTTCACTTACTTCGCTGTTTTGAATTATAAATGGTTTGCTTTCCTAAGTACTCAAAACTATTgttatcaaaagattcatcaacCCTTTGTCAACCCTTCAAGCAAACTTAAAAATAGAGAGGATAGCTTATAGCTCAGTCTATGCgggtggagagagagagagagagagagagagagagagagagagcgcgccATGCACGTTGGATGGCCGAGCACAACGACATATCAGAGGTCGCAAATCGTCGACAAGGATATGGCAGCCATAGCTTTTGTAGGTCATTTTTGCACCCAAGTTAAGCGGTGATTTCTAACGCCTCGCCTTCGGCGACCCCGCAGCAGAGACGTGCCTATGGCCGAGAGCCAAACGGCCTGTTGATATGTGTATACCCAAAGTAAGGAAACCACGCGACAGGACAATGGTAGGGGCAAATTGTAAGTAGTTGTAGACATGGCAAAGGGAGAGGATTATAACTGCCTACCTGGgggctacacaaacaagtacttcatgcatgtgccacaagattcgatgtgacgaggaatgtaaaaaattttgtaaaatatttttggaaaCTCAAGAAGACCTTAAGCGGTTCGATGTCGGGTCCCGTCctaataaggtcttgtttagttccttcccGAAATttttttcgcgacactgtagcacttttcgtttgtttgtggtaattattgtccaattatggactaactggctcaaaagattcgtctcgtaaatttcgaccaaactgtgcaattagtttttattttcgtttatatttaatactccatgcatgagtccaaagattcgatgtgacagaaaatcttgaaaagtttttggattttggatgaaagtaaacaaggcctaactatgGCCACAGTACTTCACGCACTCGGTGGTCGGTTCTCATACCGTAGCGTCACTGCGCGGGGGCAGGCGTCACATGAGAGGCCGAGAATCTTTCCGAGTGCGGTGCTAGCATGCCGTCTGCAGAATCCGCTTGTGATTCCTGCTGCTTTGGCACTTGGCGGACAAGTGGACTGCATGCGAGGTCGCGGCACAGAACTGGGGCTGACTGGCAATGGCAATTGGCAACCCCAGAGGCCAGAGGCCAGCTCCACTGCTCCAGGTCATGTGGCATGCCGGATCCAATCTGCCTGCCCAACATGCAGCTCACATGTCCAGGTCCACTTCGATCGCCCAACCCATCACCCTCATGACCGCCGCCCCCACGGACAAAGAATCTCGATTACTTTACACGGACGAGCGATGATAGTGCCGACGACGACGAACGATGCTGCCTGCGTCTGGCTCTGCTAGATTAATCGCTCGAGCCCAGAGGGATCAAAACGGTACGGACCGTATTCGAgatcgaattcgtttagagaggttcagATTTGTCCGTATCGGAGTctcaatattcaacatccgataccgtatccgtatccgaatacttaaattgtatatttatgatgtcgacatctaatcgtatttatccgacatgattgacattatccatattcgaatccgaattcgaccagaaatatgaaaacaaatatgatatcgataatatccgatccgttttcatccccaaGGTGGCAAAATAAGAGGTTGCAGAGACGCCTGCCTCTCCGGGACTCCGAATGAGATATCTCCAGCTTGTTCATCCCCATCTGGCCATCTGCATACATCTCCATAACTCCATCCAACCAAACAGCCAGTTGGTGCACTACTGGTACTGCTGCAAACGGAGGCCAGGAACACAAAAATTATACGCATCGCTTTACAGCGTCACAACACCACAAGTATAGACAGACACTCAACACACATTTACAGAGTTTGTTTGGTTTAACGAGGAGAAGATGATCGAGCAAACAAAGCTGAGAAAAGAAATAATTACAGTGCTGCAACACAGAGACCAGGTTCGCAAGCTGCTTCCTGAAGCAAAGCTTCAGAGGGGGAGAGACCTACCAGGCATTaccaagcaaaaaaaaaagaaaatgaaggaaaaaaaaacgagATATCTATCTACCACGACCTACAACAACACTTTATGCACCAAGGCGACTGCAAAGCTCTTATCAacatgaaaaggaaaaaaaatacaaCGGTTAGCTCGCTTCTCCAGCGTCAGTGCGCAGAGGACGACAGGTTTGATGACGACACCTGGACCGGCCAGCAACGAGAATCCAACAGGTCAAGCTCCTGAACAAGGAAGGACTCTCCCTGTTTCCACCACAAACTGTTGACGCCTTCTCTCCATGTTGAAGGATTCTTTGCCTCTCGAGAGAGTGATGACCAGGACTGATGAACCTTTGCCCTGCTGCCCATACCTAGTGCCTCACCGGCCGGCCACCTCTGCGCTTCCACTTCCACACTTCCACGGGGCACAAGAATTATTCCACGGCGTTGTTTTTCACTGTCTGGACCTGTCCATTTCCGCTGCGACGATCGATCCAAGTCACGGCTCGGATCAAGGTAGCGCCTTGGACATGTCCTTGCTCGACCTGTTGTATTTCATATGGCTCTTCACGAGCTGCCCGGCGGCCAGTGCAGACAGGAGGGAGAGCTCCCCGGCGAGGACACCGCCGGCCACCACGGTGGCCAGCAGCCTCGCGTTCGATCCCGGCGAGTCCTGGTTCGCGCCTTTCACGCCCAGGAGGTCGAGGCAGGCAGACTGGGAAGCCAGCTGAGTCCCGCCGCCAACTGTACCCACCTGCATTTTCAGAAGTAATCGTCAGGGCTTGGTCTGGAATCATCGTTTTGTAAATTATTGCAGGGTGTTGATGATTTCATGGAACAATTGGTTATGAGACCCATTCAATCAAAAGGTATTAAACAAATAATCTTAGGGAGCTCCGTAGTGGTATATGCCATCATGGTTAACAAAGACAAATCAATAGAATTATTATGTGCCTCATCAATCATAATAGAGGCCAAAAGCCTACTCATCAAGCCAGCAAATAGACGAGTTGAATAGGGaaacaacaagaagaaaagattCCTTTCTGTTGGGGATGGAAGAAAATATTCCATTGGAATCAACAGCTGCTGCGGTAACAAAGAAATGCAGCCCAATTCAATGGGCTCATCATGTCATATTTGCAGAATAGACGAGTGAGTCTACGGAACCAAAATACAAAGGCTCTAGTTTTGCGGAAGACCAGCATTCATTATGTCAACTTTTCTTTATTAATAAAGGAAGTTAGTAGTGGAATGATCAAAAGGATTGAAAGGTCAATCGTTCATGGAAAAGGACGTGAAAGTTAAGTCCTAGCCCATTTGGGACCATGAGATACGCCCAGAGCATTTGCTGCAAAACAAAATCAAAGTGGGGCCAACCGCATTGTAGGCAAAACATATCACCAGCACCAAAACATGGATTCGTTGGCGCTTGAATACAAAAATGGGCATTGTTGCGTACCTCAATAGAAGGCATCGTGACAGATATGTGAAGATCTTTTCCGTCATTTATGGGTTCCAGCATTGTGATGCAGTGGGAGCTTTCGACGTTCTGTGCAGGATCCTGGCCAGTGGCGATGAAGATGGCCGTTACAATATTGCTCGCATGAGCATTGAAACCCCCAAGAGCTCCAGCGATAGCCGAGCCAGCAAGATTCTTGATTGTGTTCAGCTCGACCAGTGACTGCACATTTGTTTTTAGAACCTTTTTCACCACGTCCTCCTTGATTACAGCCTCACAAACCACAGACTTTCCGCGCCCTTCAATCCAATTCACAGCAGCTGGCTTCTTGTCAGAACAGAAGTTACCTGATTTAAAGAGTGAAAGATATTGGTTAGCCTGGGAACATTACAGGAGTATACAAACTATGTTGTAGGATCTTGCATCTACAATTATACAATCATTTGACGCACAAAATTATGCTGATGGAATCAATTATGACGAGGTTCAGAAGAATCATATATGACTGAAGAAATTAATGGTACACGAAAGCTACTAACTTGAGTAAACAAATTAGTAGGCTAGTGGCAGCAATTCGCCATCTTGAAATGTTGTTTCTTGTGATCTAACAAGAATATGCTGATGGAATCAATTATGACCAGGTTCAGAAGAATCAGATATGACTGAAGATATTAATGGTACACGAAAGCTACTAACTTGAGTAAACAAAGTAGTGGGCTAGTGGCAGCAATTCTCCATCAGCCACTACTTTTTAGCCACGGaaaagtgtttttctctcagaaCAAATCAGCATTAGCATCAATCAGCCAAACAGAGCCCGATGCTGATGTTTCTGCTTGAAATTTTCTTTCTTATATACGTAACTTTTTGTAGTTTGTGTGCCTTCTCCTGATCATTTTAGTAGTATGGATGATGTCCAAGAAAACTTACTTGTAACTACTCACAGTAAGTATTAGTCGAAGTCATTACTGTTTATGTGCAGTATCTTTGTATTATAAATACTATATGTGGTATCTTGTCCGGAAAAAAAATAGCCATTTCCAAAGCCATGTTTTTCGCATCCCGAAATCCTAATGCATAGCAAAATGGTTCACTGACCAACTAAATTTAGAGGTGCAATTAGATTTAACGATCCTATGTTCAGCACCTTTTTGTCCTCAAGCTTCCCTCAACGATTCAATAGAACAAATAGTACTAGGTATTTATACTGCCAGGTCTTTCATATTTATTGTTCAAATTGAAGACTCCTTAGTATGGTCAGGATTAAAATAAGATAACACTTAACCGATGAATTATTTTAGGGGGGCGGCTATGTACCCTTTACCTTAAATGTGGAAAGGAATttaagttgttttttttttacgaTAGAAGAATGCGCTGAAAGTTCAGTACACTAAGCAGCCACTTTGTGACTCAGTAAGGTGAGGAGATTCAACTTATCCCAAAAGCGAGAGAGAAAGGCAAACCTGATATGCTAATGACATCCATGTCAGGGAAGTCGTCCTGAAGGAAATCCAGCACATTCTGCACGCCCTTTGAGACCATGTTCATGCCCATGGCGTCCCCTGTGCTGCAGCTGAATCTCATGTACAGGTTCCTCCCGGCCATAGCGCACTGCACACCCTGCAGTCTCGCAAACCTGCTCGACCTGCTCACATTTGATGGTGTTCCCAAACAAGTCAGCAACCGTGTCATGCTTAATCATCCCACACAACGATTTCAAAACCACGCAGGAGAAGTAATGGACCAAGGGGGGAAATGGGTTTGATTGCTTAATGATTTGATCAAGACAGGCGTCTTGTACTACTATGGAAACGTATCGTG
This window of the Sorghum bicolor cultivar BTx623 chromosome 7, Sorghum_bicolor_NCBIv3, whole genome shotgun sequence genome carries:
- the LOC8057902 gene encoding uncharacterized protein LOC8057902 isoform X2, whose protein sequence is MAPASGWGRAVGNTRSFVGNALGGLRGWSNLASWTVAGTLAYYLWVKPARQLQKEQEERAALAAASDPYRYVEKRKPIPDPQNGC
- the LOC8057902 gene encoding uncharacterized protein LOC8057902 isoform X1 → MAPASGWGRAVGNTRSFVGNALGGLRGWSNLASWTVAGTLAYYLWVKPARQLQKEQEERAALAAASDPYRYVEKRKPIPDPQDTGLTYGKKREPTKSED